The genome window GGGATCGGCCAGCAGGGCCCGGACCAGCCGGACGCGCTGGCGCTGGCCTCCGGAGAGATTGCGGCCCTGCGCGTCGACGGGCGAGTCGAGTCCGTCCGGCAGACCGCGGACGACGTCCTGCGCCACGGCCGTGTACAGGCAGCGGTCGATGGATTCCTCGTCCCGGTCCCGGGCGCCGCTGATCACCTCGCGCAGCGGACCGGCGAACAGATCGGCCTCGTTGTCCGCGACCAGGATCCGCCGCCGCACCTGCGTCAGGTCGATCTCGTCCAGGCGTATCGCGCCCCAGGTCGCGGCCGACCCGGTGAACCGGCCGAGCCGCTCGACCACCGCCGCGGACTCCGACGGCCGGGCGCCGACCAGGGCGGTCAGCCTCCCGGGCACCACTTCCACGCCGGAGTCCGGATCATGGAGCGCGGCCGGCGGACCGGGCCCGTCCACGGCCGCCTCACCGCCCGCGGAATCGGGCTCCAGGTCCAGGAAACGTATGACCCGGCGGGCGGCGACCAGCCCGCGGCTGAGGTCGTAGCCACCCTCGATGAAGAACGAGACCGGCACCACGAGCACCGCGGCGTAGCCGTAGACCGCGACCAACTCGCCGACGCTGATGGTTCCCTGAGCGGCCATCCGGGCCGCCAGCCAGGTCACGGCCCCGAGGAACAGGGTGGGCAGGCCGACGCCGAGGGCCTGGATCCAGCTGGTCACCGCGCCGACGCGGTACCCCTCCGCCCGCAACTCCTGCGAGCCGCGCCGGTAGCGCTCGGCGTACACCTCCTTGCCGCCGATGCCGTTGAGGACGCGCAGGCCCCCGACCATGTCCTCGAACCGGTCGGCGAGCCTGCCCTGCCGCTCCCGGTACGCCGCCTCGGCGCCCTGCAGCCGCCCCAGCAGCGGTCCGACCAGCACCGCGAGCAGCGGGACCCCGAGCAGCACCACCGCGGCGAGCAGCGGTTCCACGGCCAGCAGCAGCGCGGCCACGACGACGAAGGCGAGGACCGCGCCGACACCGGGCCCGGTGATGGTCAGCGTGCCGGCGATCACAGCGACGTCACCGAAGCCGATCGTGACGACTTCCCCGGCCGTGACCCGGCGCGGCAGCGCCCCGCCCAGCCGGGTCGCCTGCGCGACCACGGCCTGCACGGAACGGAAAGCGGCGTCCAGCCGCACCCTGGTCATCGTGCGGTGCCGCATGATGGCCAGCCACGCGTTCAGCACACCCACACCCAGCAACGCCGCGACCCAGCCGATCAGAGCGGGCCACCGCCCCGGTTGCAGCCCGTCGTCGATGGCGCGGGACAGCAGGTACGGCGGCAGCGTCAGGCACACCATCCAGGCGCTGCCGAGCAGCGCCCCGGCGGAGACCCGACGGCGCTGACAGACGATCAGCCACCACAGGTACCGCAGGGCGCTGCGGCGGTCCGGGGGCCGTATCGGGTGCAGTGAGCGATTCTTGATGTGGATCCCTCCCCGGGGTGGCAGCGGAACGCGGTCGCGGGCGCCTGCTCCCTGGATCGTACGGACAGCGTGTACGTGCAGTCCGTGTCGGGGACGACGACGAGCAGCGGGGCGCCGCGCTTGAGGTGTGCGTGGGCGGCGCGTCGGCTCTCGCGGACGAAAGCCCCGCCACGCGCCCGGAGTTCGCCGGGAGCATGGCGGGGCTCAAGCGGTTACGAACGGGCGCCCTGCGACGACCGAGTCACCCGTTGGTTCAAGTCCTGATCCAGCGAGAACGGCGCCCGGTGCATCGAGATGCACAGCGGAGTGGCGACTGCGGAGCTCACCGGCCCGCTCGCCCCGGCTGATCCCCGGCGCCGAAGACGGTCATTTGCCGAATCGCCGTTCACGATTCGCGTACGAACGAAGTGCGCGCAGGAAGTCGACGTGACGGAACGCCGGCCAGTAGCAGTCCACCCAGTGCATCTCGGCGTACGCGGACTGCCAGAGAAGGAAGCCGGACAGCCGCTGTTCTCCGGAGGTCCGGATGATGAAGTCGGTGTGGTCGGCCGTTGGCGAGTACAGATGCCGGGAGATGTCCTCGATCTCGAACCGCTCGGCCAGCTCGGCAGGGTCACCACCGGCGGCGATGTGTTCCTCGAAGGCGCTCTTCACCGCATCGACGATCTCCCGTCGGCCGCCGTAGCCGACCGCGACGTCCACCTTGAGCCCGCCGCGTCCCGCGGTCGAGGCGGCGGCCTCCTTGAGTACCCGGGCACTGGCGCCAGGCAGCATGTCGAGCGAGCCGATCACCTGGACCTCCCATGAACGGCCTGCGGCCGTGATGTCCCGGACGGTCTCTTCGATGATCTCGATCAGCGGGCCGAGCTGCTCGGCGGGGCGCCCGAGGTTGTCGTCGGAGAGCATGAAGAGGGTCACGCGCTCGATGCCGTCGGCACTGCACCAGCCCAGGAACTCGGTGGTCTTGGCGCCGCCCGCCCGGTACCCCTCCCGGACGTCCACGTGACCCGCCTGCCGAGCCCAGCGCCGATTGCCGTCGAGCATGATCCCGACGTGCTGTGGGCGTGGCAGCCCCGCCAGGGTGGCGGCCAGTCGGCGTTCGTACACCGCTTCGATCGGCCGTCGGAGGAACAGCGGGAGCAGCCTCATGAACCATCTCCATCGCGTTGTGGACGCTCTCCGCGGACCCTACCAGGGGCTCCTTGACGAGCTCGGTGCGCACGTGAATGGCCTGGCTGTACGCGCTACTTGGCCAGGGGTGCGCGCTACGGTGGGTCTGTCTGGCGAGGGTATGCATCGGCGGACGTCGACGCCTGCTCCGGGGCCCCTCACTCCAGGAGAGGGCGCCAGCGGTCGGCCGACTCCATGATGTCCAGGCTGACCCGCTCCAGGAATGCCCCTGCCCTGGCCATCCGCTGACCCACGGGGCTGTCGGGCCCGGTCGCCTCCACCGTGGTCATCGCGGAATGTGCCGCATCGAGCGTCTGTTGCGCGCTGAGAACGACGGAGTGGTACCAGGCCTGGTCGTCGATCACGTAGATGTCGCGACGCCGCTGGGGATCGCGCTCGCGCCGGACATAGCCGTGCTGGACGAGGTAGTTCACGGACACGGAGACGGAGGCGGGGCTGACCTTCAGCCTGCGGGTCAGCTCGGCCGCGGTGCGCCTGCCGTCCTCGGACAGCAGCAGGTCGACGTGTACGCGCGCTGTCATCCTCGGCAGCCCCGCCCGGACCGCCATCTCGACGATCTCCTCTCCCGTTGAGCCGCCCGGTGGTTCGGCCGCGCGCGGGGGTGCCGGTGTGCCACGCCGCGCCCGCCGGGTCGTCGCCCGGTGCGCCCGCTGGGGCTGGTAGCCGCTGGGGCCACCGTTGCGTCCGATCTCCCGGCTGATCGTCGAGGTCGGCCGGTCGATCCGCCTCGCGATCTCGGCGTAGGAGAGCCCGTCGGCGATTCCGTCCGCGATGCGCTGGCGGTCCTGCTGGGTCAACCGTTCTCCTGGCATGCCGTCAGTATTGCTTTCGCCGTCATTCATTGCAACGCGATATTGCATTAGGGTCCAGCGTCATTGCATCAATTTCCCACCATTTACCTGGGGAAATGCGTTTCTGTCGATTGACACTCCTTCTGAATGCAACGTAGCTTTCGAGCATCGTCAAACGCGTACTATCGCGAGATGAGGAATGGTCATGGGTGAATTCCCGCACACCGTCACGACGATGCCGACGGCGCGTCGGTCCGGCTGCCCCTTCGACCCGCCGGCAGAGCTGGTCGACGCCCGCCGGCACAGCCCCATCAGCCCCTACACCTTCCCCGGCGGAAAGCCCGGCTGGCTGATCACCGGATTCGACCTGGTCAGGTCGGTCCTGGCCGACTCGCGGTTCAGCTCACGCAAGGAGCTCATGCTCCACCCGACCATCGACTACGGAGACATGCAGGCACCCCCGGCGCCGCCCGGCGAGTTCCTGCTCATGGACGAGCCCCAGCACAGCCGCTATCGAAAGCCGCTGATGGGAAAGTTCACCGTGCGACGGATGCGACTGCTCACCGAGCGCGTCGAGCAGATCACCGCCGACCACCTGGACGCCATGGAGGAGGCCGGGCCGTCGGCGGACCTGGTGACCGCGTTCGCCAAGCCCATCCCCGCCATCATGATCTGTGAACTGCTGGGGGTGCCGTACCAGGACCGGGGGTCCTTCCAGGAGCAGGTCGACTCGTTCATGAACGGGGAGACGAGCGACGAGGACCTGCTGGCGGCCTATACCGCGACCCAGGACTACCTCGCGGAGCTGGTGGCCGCCAAACGCGCGAACCCCACCGACGACGTGCTCAGCGACCTCACCGACAGCGATCTGACCGACGAGGAGCTGAGGGGGATCGCGCTGATCCTGCTGGCGGCGGGGCTCGACACCACCGCGAACATGCTGGCCCTCGGCACCTTCGCACTGCTGCGCAACCCGGAGCAGCTGGCCGCGCTGCGCACCGACCCCGCGCTCGCCGACCGGGCCGTGGAGGAGCTGCTGCGGTACCTCAGTGTCGCCAAGACGTTCATGAGGACGGCGCTGGAGGACGTCGAGGTGGGCGGCCGGACCATCGAGGCCGGCTCGCGGGTGATCCTGTCGTACAACACTGCCAACCGCGACCCCGAGCGCTTCGCCGACCCCCACGTGCTCGACCTCCGCAGGCAGGACGGCGGGCACCTGGCCTTCGGTCACGGCATCCACCAGTGCCTGGGGCAGCAACTGGCCCGCGTCGAGATGAAGGTCGCGTTCCCCGCGCTGCTCGACCGCTTCCCCACGCTGCGCCTGGCCGTACCGCCCGAAGAGGTTGCCCTGCGTCCGGAGACCGCGGACGTCTACGGGGTGAAGAGCCTCCCGGTCACCTGGGACGCGTGACCCATGAGGATCACTGTGGACACCGAGCGCTGCGTCGGCTCCGGAATGTGCGTGCTGACGGCCGGCGAGGTGTTCGACCAGCGTGAGGAGGACGGCAAGGCGATCGTGCTGCGACCCGAGCCGCCCGCTGACACGCGGGGCTCGGTCCGCGAGGCGGTCGACCTGTGCCCCGCCGCAGCGATCGCCCTGTCGGCCCCGGGTACCCCTGTTCTGTAGGTGGGCGCCCATGGACGGCCTCCACCCGCCCCACCGGGCGCCCCGAGCCGGAGGCCGCTCAGGTCAGACTCTCCCGCCACGCTCGGTGCAGCCCCGCGAAGCGGCCGGTGCCGGCGATGAGTTCGGCCGGGGTGCCGTCCTCCACGATGCGGCCGTGCTCCATCACCAGGACCCGGTCCGCGATCTCCACCGTGGAGAGGCGGTGGGCGATCACCACCGCGGTGCGGCCGTGCAGCACCGTGTCCATGGCCCGTTGCACCGCCCGTTCGCCGGGAACGTCCAGCGAGCTCGTCGCCTCGTCGAGGATCAGCACCGCCGGGTTCGCGAGCAGGGCGCGGGCGAACCCGACCAACTGGCGCTGACCGGCCGAGATCCGGCCGCCCCGCTTGCGTACGTCCGTGTCGTACCCGTCGGGGAGTCCGCTGATGAAATCGTGCGCGCCGATCGCCTTGGCGGCCTGCTCGATCTCCGCACGGGTCGCGTCCGGGCTGCCGATCGCGATGTTCTCGGCGACCGTCCCGGAGAACAGGAACGCCTCCTGGGTCACCATCACCACACCCCGCCGCAGCTCCGGCACGGCCAGGTCGCGCAGATCCGTACCGTCGAGCAGCACCCGGCCGTCCGACGGGTCGTAGAACCGGGCCAGCAGCTTGGCCAGCGTCGACTTGCCCGCACCCGTCGATCCGACCACGGCGACGGTCTGCCCGGCCGGGACCGTCAGATCGAAGCGGGGCAGCACCTCGCCGCCCGTGCGGTAGGCGAAGCGCACCTGGTCGAAGACGACCTCGCGGCCCGGGTGTTCGCCCGTGAGGGCCGGCAGCTCCCGCGGGTCCGACGTCTCCGGGACGGACGGGGTCTGGGCCAGCAGACCCGCGATCTTCTCCAGCGAGGCCGCGGCCGACTGGTAGGAGTTGAGGAACATGCCGAGCCGGTCGATCGGGTCGTACAGCCGGCGCAGATAGAGCACGGCCGCGGCCAGCACCCCGAGCGCCAGGGTGCCCGAGGCCACCCGGTACGCACCCCACAGCACGATTCCGGCGACCGCCGTGTTGGCGACCAGCCGGGAGCCGACGACATAGCGGGCCATCTCCAGCATCGCGCTGCCGTTGGTCCACCGGTGCGTGCTGTTGAGGCCCTCGAAGTGCGCGTCGTTGACGGGCTCGCGGCGGAAGGCCTGGACGGGGCGGATGCCGTTCATCGTCTCCGCGAACTTGACGATGACCGCGGCGATGGCCGAGGACCGCTCGGCGTACAGCACTCCGGCCCGCCGCTGGAAGAGCCGCACCAGCAGATACAGCGGAATGAAGGAGAGCACGGCCAATGCGCCCATGTCGAAGTCCAGCCAGAGCAGCATCAGCGAGATGGAGACGAAGGACAGGCCGACGCCGATCAGCTCCTGCAGTCCCTCGCTGAGCAGCTCCCGCAGCGACTCCACGTCCGTGGTGGAACGGGAGATCAGCCGGCCCGAGGTGTAGCGCTCGTGGAAGTCCACGCTCAGTGCCTGCGCATGACGGAAGATCCGTCCGCGCAGATCGAGCAGCGCGTCCTGGTTGACCAAGGCGGAGACCCGTACGAACGCGTACTGCATGCCCCCGGCCGTCGCCGAGCACAGCGCGTACCCGACGGCCACCGCGATCAGCGGCCCGTAGTCCGCGTCCCGGAACGCGGGCACCCCGCTGTCGATGGCGTACGCGACGAGCAGCGGGCCGGCCTGGACGGCGGCCTGCTGGACCAGCAGCAGCAGCGCGATCAGCGCCACCCGGGCCTTCATCGGCCGCAGCAGCGACCGCAGCAGTGCCCGGGTCGCGCCGGGCGGGGTGGGCAGATCGTCCCGGTCGAACCGGTCCCCGGTGGTCCCGGAGCCCGTGGCTTCCGGTGCGTCCTCGGCGGGGGCTGTGTCCGTCGTCGTACTGGTCATCGGGTGCCCTTCTCGGCGAGGAGGTCCTCGGCGGACAAGCCGGGGAAGGCGTCCCCGGCGGGCGCGTCCGGCGCGCCTTCGGCGCCCGACATCAGCCAGGCGTACTCGGCGCTGCTGCGCAGCAGTTCCTGATGGGTGCCGACGGCCGTGATCCGGCCCTCCGAAAGCAGTGCCACCCGGTCCGCGAGCATCACGGTGGACGGCCGGTGCGCGACCACGATCGCCGTGGTCTCCGCCAGGACCTGCCGCAGCGCTGCCTCCACCAGCGCCTCCGTGTGCACGTCCAGCGCGGAGAGCGGATCGTCGAGGACCAGGAAGCGCGGCCGGCCCACCACGGCGCGGGCCAGCGCGAGCCGTTGCCGCTGTCCGCCGGAGAGGCTGAGGCCCTGCTCGCCGACCTGGGTGCCGACGCCCTCGGGCAGATCGTGCGCGAAGTCGGCCTGGGCGATGGCGAGCGCCCTGCGCAACTCGTCGTCCCCGGCGCCCTCGGCGCCCATCAGCACGTTCTCCCCGACGCTCGCCGAGAAGAGCGTCGGCTCCTCGAAGGCCACGGACACCAGCTCGCGCAGCCGCTCCCGGGGCATGGTGGTGATGTCCGTACCGTCCAGGGTGATCCGCCCCGCGGTGGCCTCGTGCAGCCGTGGCACGAGGGCGGTGAGCGTCGTCTTTCCGGAGCCCGTGGCCCCGACCAGGGCCATCGTCTCGCCGGGCCGGATGCGCAGATCGATCCGGGAGAGTACGGGCACGGAGCCGGGCTCCGCGTCCGGATAGCGGAACTCCACGCCCTCGAAGACCATTTCACCGCGGGTGGACGCGCTGCCCGGGGCCTGCCCGTCGGCGGTGGAGGCGTTCTCCTCCTCGGCCACGTCCATCACCTCGAAGAACCGCTCGGTCGCCGTCGCCGACTCCTGGCTCATCGCCAGCAGGAAGCCGATCGACTCCACCGGCCAGCGCAGCGCGAGCGCGGTGGAGAGAAAGGCGACCAGGGTGCCCGCGGAGAGGTCGCCGTCCGCGACCTGGACCGTGCCGAGCACCAGCGCCGCGCCGATGGCCAGCTCCGGGAGCAGGGTGATGGCGGCCCAGATGCCCGCGAGGAGACGGGCCTTGGCCAGCTCCGTGGTGCGCAGCCGCTGCGAGAGGGAACGGAAGGCGAGGGCCTGGCTGCGGTGCCGGCCGAAGCCCTTGATGATGCGGATGCCGAGCACGCTCTCCTCGACGACCGTCGTCAGATCGCCGACCTGGTCCTGGGCCCGGCGTGCCACGGTCGAGAACTTCGTCTCGAAGACCGAGCAGATGATCATCAGCGGTACGACCGGGACGAGCAGTACCAGCCCCAGCGTCCACTGCTGCATCAGCAGAATGACGAAGCCGATCAGGACCGTCGCCCCGTTGACCAGCAGGAAGGTCAGCGGGAAGGCCAGGAACTGACGCAGCAGCATCAGGTCCGTGGTCGCGCGTGAGAGCAACTGCCCCGATGCCCAGCGGTCGTGGAACGCCACCGGCAGCCGCTGGAGATGCCGGTACAGATCGGCCCGCATCGACGCCTCGACCCCGGCCAGCGGACGGGCCACCATCCACCGCCGCACCCCGAACAGCGCCGCCTCGCCGATGCCCAGCAACAGCAGATACAGCGCGCCGAGCCAGACCCCGCCGGGGTCGCGGTCCGTCACCGGGCCGTCGACGATCCACTTCAGGACGAGGGGGATCACCAGGCCGATGCAGGACGAGACGATCGCGACCAGAGCGGCACCGAACAGCCGCTTCCGCACCGGCTTCACATAAGGCCACAACCGCATCAGCGTCTGAGCGGTGGACCGGTCCTTGGGCTCTGCATGTTCTTCGGGCATCACAGGCGAGCCTACGGTTCACCCCTGACATCGCTCATGTGGTTTTTCCGCCGACAGACGGTGGCAGGTGCGACCGGGCCCCGGCGCACGCCGGTCGTAGTCCGTATCAACCGATTGGCTGATGCCCCTTCGAGCGCGATGGACGATGGTGGGCCGGCCCCCGCGGCACGATGCTCGTGGTCATGGCAATCATCGAAGTGAACGGGGTGCAGAAGGCGTACGCCGGGCGCACCGTGGTCGACGGAGTGAGCTTCACCGTCGACGAGGGGGAGATCTTCGGGATCCTCGGCCCCAACGGCGCGGGCAAGACCACCACCGTCGAGTGCGTCGGGGGCCTGCGGGCCCCCGACGCCGGCACGGTCCGCGTCGCCGGTCTCGACCCCGTCGCCGACCACGACCGGGTCACCCGGCTGCTGGGCGCCCAGCTCCAGGAGAGCGAGCTCCAGCCCAAAATCACCGTGGCCGAGGCACTGGAGCTGTACAGCGCCTTCTACCCGGACCCCGCCGACTGGCGGGAGCTCGCCGAACGGCTCGGTCTGCACACCAAGTTCGACACCCGCTTCGCCAAACTGTCCGGCGGTCAGAAGCAGCGGCTTTCCATCGCGCTCGCCCTGGTCGGCAATCCGCGGGTGGTGGTGCTCGACGAGCTGACCACCGGCCTGGACCCACGGGCCCGCCGGGACACCTGGAAGCTGATCGAGGACGTACGCGACAGCGGCGTCACCGTCCTGCTGGTCACCCACTTCATGGAAGAGGCCAGGCAGCTCTGCGACCGGGTCGCCGTGATCGACAAGGGGAAGGTCGTCGCCCTCGACACCCCGTCCGGGCTGATCGGCAGGGCGGACAGCTCCACGGTCATCTCCTTCACCCCGTCGCAGCCGCTCACCGACGCCGAGCTGGAACAGCTGCCCGGCGCGGTGTCCGTGGAGCGGAAGGACGACCGGATCGTCATCAGTGGCACCGACGAGACGGTCAACGCGGTGATCTCACTGCTGGCCCGCCACCACATCACCGCACACCGGCTCCGCGTCTCGGAGGCGACGCTCGACGACGCCTTCCTCGACCTCACAGAACAGGCGGCCTGAGATGACCACGGCGAACCCGGCCACGGCGACGGCCACCACGACACCCGCGCCGGCATCCGCGCGCAAGGCGGTGCTCAGGTCCGAGAC of Streptomyces sp. NBC_01363 contains these proteins:
- a CDS encoding helix-turn-helix domain-containing protein; this translates as MTQQDRQRIADGIADGLSYAEIARRIDRPTSTISREIGRNGGPSGYQPQRAHRATTRRARRGTPAPPRAAEPPGGSTGEEIVEMAVRAGLPRMTARVHVDLLLSEDGRRTAAELTRRLKVSPASVSVSVNYLVQHGYVRRERDPQRRRDIYVIDDQAWYHSVVLSAQQTLDAAHSAMTTVEATGPDSPVGQRMARAGAFLERVSLDIMESADRWRPLLE
- a CDS encoding isoprenyl transferase; translated protein: MRLLPLFLRRPIEAVYERRLAATLAGLPRPQHVGIMLDGNRRWARQAGHVDVREGYRAGGAKTTEFLGWCSADGIERVTLFMLSDDNLGRPAEQLGPLIEIIEETVRDITAAGRSWEVQVIGSLDMLPGASARVLKEAAASTAGRGGLKVDVAVGYGGRREIVDAVKSAFEEHIAAGGDPAELAERFEIEDISRHLYSPTADHTDFIIRTSGEQRLSGFLLWQSAYAEMHWVDCYWPAFRHVDFLRALRSYANRERRFGK
- a CDS encoding ABC transporter ATP-binding protein: MPEEHAEPKDRSTAQTLMRLWPYVKPVRKRLFGAALVAIVSSCIGLVIPLVLKWIVDGPVTDRDPGGVWLGALYLLLLGIGEAALFGVRRWMVARPLAGVEASMRADLYRHLQRLPVAFHDRWASGQLLSRATTDLMLLRQFLAFPLTFLLVNGATVLIGFVILLMQQWTLGLVLLVPVVPLMIICSVFETKFSTVARRAQDQVGDLTTVVEESVLGIRIIKGFGRHRSQALAFRSLSQRLRTTELAKARLLAGIWAAITLLPELAIGAALVLGTVQVADGDLSAGTLVAFLSTALALRWPVESIGFLLAMSQESATATERFFEVMDVAEEENASTADGQAPGSASTRGEMVFEGVEFRYPDAEPGSVPVLSRIDLRIRPGETMALVGATGSGKTTLTALVPRLHEATAGRITLDGTDITTMPRERLRELVSVAFEEPTLFSASVGENVLMGAEGAGDDELRRALAIAQADFAHDLPEGVGTQVGEQGLSLSGGQRQRLALARAVVGRPRFLVLDDPLSALDVHTEALVEAALRQVLAETTAIVVAHRPSTVMLADRVALLSEGRITAVGTHQELLRSSAEYAWLMSGAEGAPDAPAGDAFPGLSAEDLLAEKGTR
- a CDS encoding ABC transporter ATP-binding protein; amino-acid sequence: MTSTTTDTAPAEDAPEATGSGTTGDRFDRDDLPTPPGATRALLRSLLRPMKARVALIALLLLVQQAAVQAGPLLVAYAIDSGVPAFRDADYGPLIAVAVGYALCSATAGGMQYAFVRVSALVNQDALLDLRGRIFRHAQALSVDFHERYTSGRLISRSTTDVESLRELLSEGLQELIGVGLSFVSISLMLLWLDFDMGALAVLSFIPLYLLVRLFQRRAGVLYAERSSAIAAVIVKFAETMNGIRPVQAFRREPVNDAHFEGLNSTHRWTNGSAMLEMARYVVGSRLVANTAVAGIVLWGAYRVASGTLALGVLAAAVLYLRRLYDPIDRLGMFLNSYQSAAASLEKIAGLLAQTPSVPETSDPRELPALTGEHPGREVVFDQVRFAYRTGGEVLPRFDLTVPAGQTVAVVGSTGAGKSTLAKLLARFYDPSDGRVLLDGTDLRDLAVPELRRGVVMVTQEAFLFSGTVAENIAIGSPDATRAEIEQAAKAIGAHDFISGLPDGYDTDVRKRGGRISAGQRQLVGFARALLANPAVLILDEATSSLDVPGERAVQRAMDTVLHGRTAVVIAHRLSTVEIADRVLVMEHGRIVEDGTPAELIAGTGRFAGLHRAWRESLT
- a CDS encoding ABC transporter ATP-binding protein, with translation MAIIEVNGVQKAYAGRTVVDGVSFTVDEGEIFGILGPNGAGKTTTVECVGGLRAPDAGTVRVAGLDPVADHDRVTRLLGAQLQESELQPKITVAEALELYSAFYPDPADWRELAERLGLHTKFDTRFAKLSGGQKQRLSIALALVGNPRVVVLDELTTGLDPRARRDTWKLIEDVRDSGVTVLLVTHFMEEARQLCDRVAVIDKGKVVALDTPSGLIGRADSSTVISFTPSQPLTDAELEQLPGAVSVERKDDRIVISGTDETVNAVISLLARHHITAHRLRVSEATLDDAFLDLTEQAA
- a CDS encoding ferredoxin, yielding MRITVDTERCVGSGMCVLTAGEVFDQREEDGKAIVLRPEPPADTRGSVREAVDLCPAAAIALSAPGTPVL
- a CDS encoding cytochrome P450, with protein sequence MGEFPHTVTTMPTARRSGCPFDPPAELVDARRHSPISPYTFPGGKPGWLITGFDLVRSVLADSRFSSRKELMLHPTIDYGDMQAPPAPPGEFLLMDEPQHSRYRKPLMGKFTVRRMRLLTERVEQITADHLDAMEEAGPSADLVTAFAKPIPAIMICELLGVPYQDRGSFQEQVDSFMNGETSDEDLLAAYTATQDYLAELVAAKRANPTDDVLSDLTDSDLTDEELRGIALILLAAGLDTTANMLALGTFALLRNPEQLAALRTDPALADRAVEELLRYLSVAKTFMRTALEDVEVGGRTIEAGSRVILSYNTANRDPERFADPHVLDLRRQDGGHLAFGHGIHQCLGQQLARVEMKVAFPALLDRFPTLRLAVPPEEVALRPETADVYGVKSLPVTWDA
- a CDS encoding ABC transporter ATP-binding protein is translated as MVCLTLPPYLLSRAIDDGLQPGRWPALIGWVAALLGVGVLNAWLAIMRHRTMTRVRLDAAFRSVQAVVAQATRLGGALPRRVTAGEVVTIGFGDVAVIAGTLTITGPGVGAVLAFVVVAALLLAVEPLLAAVVLLGVPLLAVLVGPLLGRLQGAEAAYRERQGRLADRFEDMVGGLRVLNGIGGKEVYAERYRRGSQELRAEGYRVGAVTSWIQALGVGLPTLFLGAVTWLAARMAAQGTISVGELVAVYGYAAVLVVPVSFFIEGGYDLSRGLVAARRVIRFLDLEPDSAGGEAAVDGPGPPAALHDPDSGVEVVPGRLTALVGARPSESAAVVERLGRFTGSAATWGAIRLDEIDLTQVRRRILVADNEADLFAGPLREVISGARDRDEESIDRCLYTAVAQDVVRGLPDGLDSPVDAQGRNLSGGQRQRVRLVRALLADPEVLLAVEPTSAVDAHTEAAMATRLRAARSGRTTVVTSTSPLLLDRADTVYYLVDGRVAAVGSHRELLDRESGYRLLVSRGTDDDPADEGNVPPSREAVR